The Providencia rettgeri genome includes a window with the following:
- the pykA gene encoding Pyruvate kinase II: protein MSRRLRRTKIVTTLGPATDRDNNLEKIINAGANVVRLNFSHGTPEDHLLRANKVREIAARLGRHVAILGDLQGPKIRVSTFKDGKVFLNIGDKFILDANLGKGEGCQEKVGIDYKGLPADVVPGDILLLDDGRVQLKVREVRGLQVFTEVTVGGQLSNNKGINKLGGGLSAEALTDKDKEDIKTAAKINVDYLAVSFPRSGEDLDYARRLARDAGCECQIVAKVERAEAVANDEVMDEVILASDVVMVARGDLGVEIGDPELVAVQKKLIRRSRQLNRVVITATQMMESMITNPMPTRAEVMDVANAVLDGTDAVMLSAETAAGQYPAETVAAMAQVCFGAEKMPGLNVSKHRLDAEFSSPEEAIAMSTMYAANHLKGVKAIIAMTESGRTARMMSRISSGLPIFAMSRHEKTLNQCSLYRGVTPVFCSTHTDGIAAANEAVTRLRDNGYLMSGDVVLVTQGDLMGTVGSTNTCRILEVE, encoded by the coding sequence ATGTCTAGACGGCTTAGAAGAACTAAAATTGTTACAACTCTTGGTCCAGCTACCGATCGCGATAATAATCTTGAAAAAATTATCAATGCTGGCGCCAACGTTGTTCGCCTTAACTTCTCCCACGGAACTCCAGAAGACCATCTATTACGTGCTAATAAAGTACGTGAGATCGCCGCTCGTTTAGGACGTCACGTTGCGATCCTAGGTGATTTACAAGGCCCTAAAATTCGTGTATCTACGTTTAAAGATGGTAAAGTTTTCCTCAATATTGGTGATAAATTCATTCTTGATGCCAATTTAGGTAAAGGTGAAGGTTGCCAAGAAAAAGTGGGTATCGACTATAAAGGTTTACCTGCCGATGTGGTTCCTGGCGATATTTTACTTCTTGATGACGGTCGAGTTCAATTAAAAGTTCGTGAAGTCAGAGGGTTACAAGTATTTACGGAAGTTACTGTTGGTGGCCAATTATCTAACAATAAAGGTATTAATAAACTTGGTGGCGGTCTTTCTGCTGAAGCATTAACAGATAAAGATAAAGAAGATATAAAAACTGCAGCAAAAATTAATGTCGACTATTTAGCCGTTTCATTCCCTCGCTCAGGTGAAGATTTAGATTATGCGCGCCGTTTGGCTCGTGATGCGGGTTGTGAATGCCAAATTGTTGCTAAAGTCGAACGTGCCGAAGCCGTTGCCAATGATGAAGTCATGGATGAAGTTATTCTCGCTTCTGATGTCGTTATGGTTGCTCGTGGTGACCTCGGTGTAGAAATTGGCGATCCTGAATTAGTCGCAGTTCAGAAAAAATTAATCCGCCGTTCACGTCAATTAAATCGCGTTGTAATAACTGCAACACAAATGATGGAATCGATGATCACTAACCCAATGCCAACGCGGGCCGAAGTCATGGACGTCGCGAATGCGGTGTTGGATGGTACCGATGCCGTTATGCTTTCCGCTGAAACTGCCGCAGGCCAGTACCCTGCAGAAACGGTAGCTGCAATGGCACAAGTTTGCTTTGGTGCAGAAAAAATGCCTGGCCTGAATGTATCTAAACACCGTTTAGATGCAGAATTTAGCAGCCCAGAAGAAGCAATTGCTATGTCAACAATGTATGCAGCTAACCACCTTAAAGGGGTTAAAGCTATCATTGCAATGACTGAGTCTGGTCGTACTGCACGTATGATGTCTCGTATCAGTTCTGGCTTGCCTATTTTTGCAATGTCTCGTCATGAAAAAACGCTCAACCAATGTTCTCTATACCGTGGTGTTACCCCAGTTTTCTGTAGCACCCACACAGATGGTATTGCGGCTGCTAATGAAGCGGTGACGCGTTTACGTGATAACGGCTATTTAATGAGTGGTGACGTGGTTCTTGTCACTCAGGGTGACTTAATGGGCACCGTAGGTAGCACGAATACTTGTCGTATTCTAGAAGTCGAATAA
- a CDS encoding long polar fimbrial protein LpfA, producing MNNLGLKIGIPLLLYSQLGVAEFRAEFTNQLVNSNKTLYVSRTLPVGTFIGSVDLGTHSPWVWWNVTGNTEVGIYLPSGSGNSMYISGVGYVREVNNSGVGYALHGTVMSPCSGFVYVDGVNTKDGNINNRLICGSNASSATYTVKLRADFYKVGNNVKNQTLPTTYAAMLILFNNGFIASDLYGRIEPKVTMGPINVISSGCEVKNKSINIPFGKVSKSSFTGVGSMSPESKKSFQIQLDCDPISPIKITFIGSQDTSQTPGAIALNNLTDENTAKGYAIQVKYNGAPIKLNQLMPIVEQNNVGQYNIPLEAAYIQTQSITTAGKANGTLQFNLQYH from the coding sequence ATGAATAATTTAGGATTAAAAATCGGCATTCCGTTACTTTTATATTCACAACTTGGTGTTGCAGAATTTAGGGCTGAATTTACTAACCAACTTGTTAATTCGAATAAAACACTTTATGTCTCACGCACATTACCGGTAGGTACTTTTATTGGCTCAGTTGATTTAGGTACTCATTCCCCTTGGGTGTGGTGGAATGTAACTGGTAATACAGAAGTTGGCATATATTTACCAAGCGGATCTGGGAATTCAATGTACATTTCTGGTGTAGGTTATGTGAGAGAAGTTAATAATTCAGGTGTTGGTTATGCTTTGCATGGAACAGTGATGAGCCCTTGCTCTGGTTTTGTGTATGTTGATGGGGTAAATACGAAAGATGGAAATATCAATAATAGACTAATATGTGGCTCTAATGCATCTTCAGCAACTTATACTGTAAAGTTAAGAGCAGATTTTTATAAAGTTGGTAATAATGTTAAAAACCAAACTTTGCCAACAACTTATGCTGCGATGTTAATTTTGTTCAATAATGGTTTTATTGCTTCAGATTTATATGGAAGAATTGAACCAAAAGTGACTATGGGGCCAATTAATGTTATTTCGAGTGGTTGTGAAGTTAAAAATAAGTCAATAAATATACCATTTGGTAAAGTCAGCAAATCGTCATTTACTGGTGTTGGCTCAATGAGTCCAGAGAGTAAGAAAAGCTTTCAAATTCAATTAGACTGCGACCCTATATCACCGATAAAAATTACGTTTATTGGATCGCAAGACACAAGCCAAACACCGGGGGCAATTGCACTCAATAATTTAACTGATGAAAATACAGCGAAGGGCTATGCAATCCAAGTAAAATATAACGGAGCACCAATTAAGCTTAATCAGTTAATGCCTATCGTTGAACAAAATAATGTAGGCCAATATAACATTCCGTTGGAAGCTGCTTATATCCAAACTCAATCTATAACAACTGCTGGGAAAGCAAACGGTACGCTACAATTTAATCTACAATATCACTAA